From one Lolium rigidum isolate FL_2022 chromosome 4, APGP_CSIRO_Lrig_0.1, whole genome shotgun sequence genomic stretch:
- the LOC124650144 gene encoding FT-interacting protein 3-like translates to MKGGAMQPRPFMMHGPGGPMPPPQQFGLTETRPPLAAMQRPRFNIPGLNPSAPANAAGKISSTYDLVESMRFLYVHVVKARDLPAASAAGSIDPFVEVKLGNYKGSTPIHAANHSPAWHQVFAFSATHLQSHLLEVAVRAKDLAGAGDDLVGRVAFDLSEVPVRVPPDSPLAPQWYRLEGRRGEKLHRGELMLSVWLGTQADEAFPDAWHSDAHGAASPQAVASTRAKVYFSPKLVYLRVAAIAAQDLIPHDASSRAMNASVKLQLANQIRRTRPGGPPGSPNPMWNEEFMFVASEPFDDPLFITVEDRVGPGRDEPLGRIILPLNQAMPRHDHYGKPVEPRWFSLLRPGDDSPDRKHPDHKFASKIQIRMSLDFGYHVLDESTYYSSDLQPSSKHARKPSIGILEVGVLGARNLIPIKAKDGRATDAYCVAKYGPKWVRTRTILNTLNPQWNEQYTWEVFDPCTVITVVVFDNSQIGAKNGGDARDEHIGKVRIRLSTLETDRVYTHFYPLLALKPSGLKKTGELHLAVRFTCTAWVNMIAMYGRPLLPKMHYSQPISVMQLDYLRHQATQIVSARLSRAEPPLRREVVEYTLDVGSHMFSLRRSKANFYRITSLFYGFAAMAKWYDGIRSWRNPITTMLVHMLFLILICYPELILPTIFLYMFMIGLWNYRYRSRHPPHMDTKLSQAEFTHPDELDEEFDTFPTNRPADIVRLRYDRLRSVGGRVQTVVGDLATQGERAHALLSWRDPRATAIFIFLSLVVAIVLYVTPFQVLMVIAMLYLLRHPRFRSRMPSVPFNFYRRLPAKSDLLL, encoded by the coding sequence ATGAAGGGCGGAGCAATGCAGCCGCGGCCGTTCATGATgcacggcccggggggcccgatgccgccgccgcagcagttCGGCCTCACGGAGACGCGCCCGCCGCTGGCCGCCATGCAGCGGCCGCGCTTCAACATCCCGGGCCTCAACCCCTCCGCCCCCGCCAACGCCGCCGGCAAGATCTCCTCCACCTACGACCTCGTCGAGTCCATGCGCTTCCTCTACGTGCACGTCGTCAAGGCGCGGGAcctgcccgccgcctccgccgccggctcCATCGACCCCTTCGTCGAGGTCAAGCTCGGCAACTACAAGGGCTCAACCCCCATCCACGCCGCCAACCACAGCCCCGCCTGGCACCAGGTCTTCGCCTTCTCCGCCACGCACCTCCAGTCCCACCTCCTCGAGGTCGCCGTCAGGGCCAAggacctcgccggcgccggcgacgacctCGTCGGCCGCGTCGCCTTCGACCTCTCCGAGGTCCCCGTCCGCGTCCCCCCGGACTCCCCGCTCGCGCCGCAGTGGTACCGCCTCGAGGGCCGCCGCGGCGAGAAGCTGCACCGCGGGGAGCTCATGCTCTCCGTCTGGCTCGGCACGCAGGCCGACGAGGCCTTCCCGGACGCCTGGCACTCCGACGCGCACGGCGCCGCCAGCCCGcaggccgtcgcctccacccgcgCCAAGGTCTACTTCTCCCCCAAGCTCGTCTACCTCcgcgtcgccgccatcgccgcgcaGGACCTCATCCCCCACGACGCCTCCTCCCGCGCCATGAACGCCTCGGTGAAACTCCAGCTCGCCAACCAAATCCGCCGCACGCGCCCGGGGGGCCCGCCCGGGTCGCCCAACCCGATGTGGAACGAGGAGTTCATgttcgtcgcctccgagcccttcGACGACCCGCTCTTCATCACCGTCGAGGACCGCGTCGGCCCCGGCCGCGACGAGCCGCTCGGCCGCATCATTCTCCCGCTCAACCAAGCAATGCCCCGCCACGACCACTACGGCAAGCCCGTCGAGCCGCGCTGGTTCAGCCTGCTCCGCCCCGGCGACGACTCCCCCGACCGCAAACATCCCGACCACAAGTTCGCCAGCAAGATACAGATCCGGATGTCGCTCGACTTCGGCTACCACGTCCTCGACGAGTCCACCTACTACAGCAGCGACCTGCAGCCCTCCTCCAAGCACGCGCGCAAGCCCAGCatcggcatcctcgaggtcggcgTCCTCGGCGCCCGCAACCTCATCCCCATCAAggccaaggacggccgcgccaccGACGCCTACTGCGTCGCCAAGTACGGGCCCAAGTGGGTGCGCACCAGGACCATCCTCAACACGCTCAACCCGCAGTGGAACGAGCAGTACACCTGGGAGGTCTTCGACCCCTGCACCGTCATCACCGTCGTCGTCTTCGACAACAGCCAGATTGGGGCCAAGAACGGCGGCGATGCCAGGGACGAGCACATCGGCAAGGTCAGGATAAGGCTCTCCACGCTCGAGACTGACCGGGTGTACACACACTTCTACCCGTTGCTGGCTCTGAAGCCCAGCGGGCTCAAGAAGACCGGCGAGCTGCATCTGGCCGTGCGCTTCACCTGCACTGCCTGGGTCAACATGATCGCCATGTATGGCCGCCCGCTGCTGCCCAAGATGCACTACTCCCAACCAATATCAGTGATGCAGCTGGACTACCTGAGGCACCAGGCCACCCAGATTGTTTCGGCCAGGCTTAGCCGAGCAGAGCCTCCGCTGCGCAGGGAGGTGGTGGAGTACACGCTTGATGTCGGCTCGCACATGTTCAGCCTCAGGCGCAGCAAGGCCAACTTCTACCGGATCACCTCGCTCTTCTATGGTTTCGCCGCGATGGCCAAGTGGTACGATGGCATCCGGAGCTGGCGGAACCCGATCACGACGATGCTGGTGCACATGCTGTTCCTCATCCTGATCTGCTACCCGGAGCTCATCCTGCCCACCATCTTCCTCTACATGTTCATGATCGGGCTGTGGAACTACAGATACAGGTCAAGGCACCCACCACACATGGACACTAAGCTATCGCAGGCCGAGTTTACGCACCCTGATGAGCTCGACGAGGAGTTCGATACGTTCCCAACCAACAGGCCGGCTGACATTGTGAGATTGCGCTACGACAGGCTGAGGAGTGTCGGAGGTCGTGTGCAGACGGTGGTCGGAGACCTGGCGACGCAAGGTGAGAGAGCTCATGCTTTACTGAGCTGGAGAGACCCTCGGGCAACCGCCATCTTCATATTCTTGTCCCTGGTCGTCGCCATTGTGCTCTACGTGACGCCGTTCCAGGTTTTGATGGTGATCGCCATGCTTTACTTGCTGCGCCATCCCCGGTTCCGCAGCAGGATGCCCTCTGTCCCGTTCAACTTCTACCGAAGGTTGCCTGCCAAGTCTGATTTGCTCCTTTGA